GGGCTGCTTAGATGTGTCAGTGCAGTCACTCACCCAGTCAACAAATAACAACACAAATCCAAGTAATATATTGTACTGTTCAGTGTTTCGACTATCTATGTTCTAAAGCTTATCTTACgtcaaatgttatatttaatttgacgcatatatacattttataatggATTAATACGATAGACAAACCTTACAACAATTTGTTAGATAATCTCATCTTATTTTAGACCTCTTTAGCTGTAATTAGCACCTTTATTCCCCCATTCTAAAGGGTAATGACATAAGGGACATTTTGTTGTCTGTGATAAATCCTggctactgtgggcaacaaaatgttCCTTGTTTCCTTTCCACCTGCTAAAATGctaatcgccagtgggaaaacatttaCAGCACGACTGCTTTCCAAAGTAGCCTGAAGTTCCCACAATAGGCAATTTTGGGTCACTTCGCAAAgtagatttacattcttgccagtggaacggcccgcaatagtgaagatttattgaaGACAACTAatatccctgtgtgccactgcccttggTGTCAAGTTTATCAAACTATTTTATTAGAAGCCCGGGCAATCATAAATGGGCTCCATAGTCAatattccctctaatttcttcttggctacgtgcacagaaaaaaagtatttgtgctcagaatatatacaatttttttttttgttttcagccttaaaatttgtgtgtgtgtgcacgcaCGCAcaccttagagggaacattgaccATAGTGCTTCTCTGCTGGTGTATCTTAGCCAGTGAAGGGATGCCTAATCTCCCCTGTGCCTTCTGTCATTGCCATGAATAGAAACTTCCTATCATGAGCATTAACAGGTGGTTTCTATTCATGTAAGTGACAGGATTCACAGGTGCATAGTGGGCCTTTTTGGCTGAGAAATGCCATTGATGTGCCAGTTAGCATTCTAATCTAATTATGaagaaatcagctttaaaatctATCCACAATATCCAAAGGGTACCTCTTTCCAGAGAAGATCCATATCACGTGCATTTCCATAGCTGCAGTCATTTAAATGTGTACATGGCTGGAAGGTGTCCGTTGgacttacaaaaaaataaaaacattccttATAATCATCTAAATCCATAACTGTAATTTTAGCTCCATTTTCTCTGAGCATTTGTAAGCCTCTTTGATTATTGCTGTCATAAAATTTGTATAATTTAGCAACCTTTAAGTGCATGTGGATTTGATTCTCATAGATAAGCAGGAAGTGACATAATTCCTTACAGCATGAGAAGCATGGGCTGTAGCTTGCGTACAAGTTAAGCTTATATTTTAAACTCATTTTAGACTGGTCTGCACCAAGAAATGTGTGTAATTCATGTAGTATGATTTGTTCGGCATGATCAGAGTTTGGGTTGTTGTAGGCAAAGCCCCAATGTTTCCATAAAGGCGTTTCATCCCCTATGTTAAAACAGACCAATGTTTTATGCacttggttattattattaaagctgCCATCAAAGTCTTCAAATGATAACAATTTTTTTCGGAACAACGGCATTTAATGtctttgctgcaaaaaaagtaaacaaaattaatataaagaCATTAAGagaatataacaaatatattatgaaatatatGTTGCTGACACAGAGTCAGTACACCAATGTGCCAGAGCTCTGTAGTTTTATGCTTTCAGATTTAATTTTATTGAAAGCTGAATCAGCAACTTGCAATGTGAATTGAATGAAAACACATTCTATGCAcatacaattctttttttatttatcagtgtttgaTATCGTCCTGGGTggcatttttttccacttttaaaACTCAAGTCTATATCTGCCTTACTAATAGGCACATTGAGCTGCTTTTTTCATTGAGAACGAATAACGTTTTCATCTTCACCTTTGAAAAATTGTCCCTTGAGTGTTGGAATAAGATGGGGCTTACCATAATGTAGGTATATCTCAGCAACTATCACTATTAATATTGCTGCCCAAATGAAAGGTGATTTACAATGTTGGAAATTATATACAGCTTTGTATCCATGTGGCTGTATGGATCTAATTTCATACTGGTAAGTACGTTTCCAAATACTTTCGTCAGTGTGCATGAGGTACTAATTTTTAACCTACAGTAACAATATCAACTCACTGGGTGAATATAAACCAGGATCTAACTGGGAGATTCTTAAAACATAGACATATCATGTAAATTAGAATATAACCTACaacagaaacaaatacaatttaaaacAACATATAATATCTTAAATGAAATATAGGCAGCACTTAATAGTGTTAAGTTGATGCAGTAGCCGTACTTACTGATCAGCTGGACATTTACAAGAACTAAAGACATTGTTTTTGTATAACGGAACAGAGAAAACTACAAACCCCAAAGTCCCATCTGTTTCCTGTGATTGTGTCACTGCTagtttaaatactgtatgtaataaaagttgtaaagtaTACAGAATATATACCTTTTTGGTACATTTACAGCAGATTTTGAGTGTCGTTCTCTTTTGTTTTTGAGACTGCCTTGAGACTTCCGTTTCTCTGCAGCCTTATGGGAGGGGCTGGCAATTTAAAAGGACAGTAACTGCATGCAGACAAGTGGCTGCTATTTAAAAGGACAGGCATTGTACAAGTACACATTGCTTTTATTTAAAAGATCAGATCTTTACTATtaaattataacatttttaacaatcTGTATATAGTAACTGAGGTAATGTACTAATATCAATCCTCAGATAAGCAATAGTTTAAGAATTTAGAACAATTATTAAAGAACTGTTACATTTTGGACATCAACAAATATAagagtgtaacacttgtttggctatggaaTGGTTAAAGTGATATGAGAGCATATGTTACATGCAGCTCTCTTAGGATGGGACTTTGCTTAATTGGAAGAAACCTAGgcaggagctgagggtgtagttcaactacaactcactgtagctgtgtagtgcagtaaATATGGACGCCAGAGAGTTTCTTGTGGTAAACTATGGTacaggtttattgtccaagacaagatggTAAACAGGGTTTCACATACTCACAGGCAGGCAAAGGTATATGGTACAAAAGTgcactctgaggaagaagagagggtgtacaccggtttatcccacctcttggtagagtctgggcagggtaaatacacctttcagccaatacCCCTGTGGAGGCagtctgggtagatatctgctccttcaggttgataacctttattctattcctgtctctctactccgcggccctacactgaggcaacattgccggataggagaaatactcccagatctaatatctcctttgatggggctgtTAGACTTGCCCGTGCTATTACAGACCTGCTGTTCTTGCTaaaacctcgttcacggggccctgtccccgacttctccagagagTATGCTGGTCTCTGGGgtacaatggcttctggggcctatgttctgctcccaggctcaggaACAACCTGACTAACCAATAAGGGATAGTGgtttaactgtaacctgagtacaagggctttgcccaataacagtaaagatgtgaagaggtagggtttaaagccatagggagcttaaccctatgggttcctaAAAGAGCATCAGTGGTATAGGTGATATTACTTTAGTCTTGTGCTGGCTTTACATCACCGTGTGGAGCTAAAAAAAACTTAAGTAATACCTTATCTAAACTGTCAGCCTGCAGGCAAGCTGATATGTCAGTTTGAGCACGTTCTCTCAACAATATTGCTCTGACATCATCAGTTGTCCTGCTGGACAGACGACAGGATCTCTACAAATATGTGGCCCCTTTTTCTTCTAGTGCAACTGATCAGCCTTACATGCCTAATGGAAGTCATCAACTAACTAGAATTGACATTTTAGGTAATAATGTTCTATTCAGGCACACTAGTGTTGTAGTGAGGAGAAATACAAGTAAAAATAGTTGATGTAGTTATATTAAAAGAAGCAAACAATCTTGTCATTGTGATGTGTGTGGCAACCTTATGTATTTGTGAAATAAGAACTTAAAAAGACAAGTGTGCAAGTCAAATACATTGGTATTGTCAGAATAAAGCAATTAATCTGTACCATaaatatactaaaatatatatgtagggtAATTCTATACAAACTTGGATTTTGGTAACATAAGATATGTTGCATTGCAATATTAGGAAAAGGCCTCCAGGTGGCACCTAATTCCAGGGCCATAATACAAGTGTTAGCACAACAAAAGTTAAATATATGCATggatgtatagttttatttataaagggttACTTGTGCATGCTGTGCTGTATAGTAGAAATGCCTGTGTTATACAGGAAATACATCCAACAAAAACAAAGAACACTTTATTCATGTCAGAGCtacaacatttacaaaaaatatataattttgttctATATAATTCTATATGTGCATTAGTAACAAACATTTCCCACAAATTGTGCAAGATATGCGTTATTCTACACTATTCTGAGGTATCTTTGGATTAATTAAAATACAGAATGAAGTATTATCATATTATCATGTACAAGGGCATAAAAAAATTCTTTTCACAACCCCTCCAGCATAATCGAGGGGAAACCACGTGTATTGCAAGTCACCCCTGGACCCTCCCCCCACACCCTCTCCTGCAGGCCCCCTACTCCCTTGCACCCCCGCCCCAGGCCCACGGAGTCTGTAGCCTCTGTAGTTTCACCGCTCCAAGCATACATTAATACATACATTGATATGTTTATCGGtaggtaggtttttttttttattgtcatttcaaccatatacagtacagtacacagtaaaacgaaacagcgttcctccaggcccaagatgctacatacatgcaaccCATGAAAAAAATTTACAACACAACACAAGtttaacaaaataaattaaaataaaattaagaatatagtgcaaataattgcaaattgctAAGAGCAGTTCAGGTAGATCAGGTGATTTACCATATGTGATTGTCAGTTCAGTCCTGATGTTGTTTAGTTCGTCTGAATTATGTGTGACCAGTCCATTGAGTTGAGAAGGCGGATGGCTTGTGGGTAAAAACTGTTACATAGTCTGGATGTGAATGCCCAAATGCTTCGGTATCTTTTTCCAGATGGCAGGAGGGTGAAGAGTGAGTGTGAGGGGTGTGACCGATCAGCCACAATGCTGGTTGCTTTGCGGATGCAGCGTATGGTGTATATGTCATCGATAGAGGGGAGAGAGACCCCGATGATCTTCTCAGCTGTCCTCACTATCCACTGTAGAGACTTTCTGTCTGATATGGCACAATTCCCAAACCAGACAGTGATGCAGCTGCACAGGATGCTCTCAATAGTTCCTCTGTAGAAGGTGGTGAGGATTGTTGGTGGTAGCCGGGCCTTCCTCAACCTTCTCAGGAAGAAAAGGCGTTGTTGAGCTTTCTTGTGCAGAGAGCTGGAGTTGAGGGACCAGGTGAGGTTCTCCTCCAGATGGACACCCAGAAATTTTGTGCTCTTGACCATTTCCACAGAAGATACATCGATCCTGAGGGCAGAGTGAACACTCCGTGTCCTTCTGAAGTCAACGACCATCTATAATAAAGTCAACTGACATTTCCCAGTATTAAAAGGGTTTTATTATaatcaaaatataaaagtattagGAATTATTCTTGAGTCTCAGCCTGTAAAAATATCTGacataaaacatataataaagcTATGTGCTGGGTGGTCAATGAGGCTTCCAGAAGTTATGCTTGTGTGCAGAACTTAATTGGGCCTGAGGCTGCTGCTTATACTAGgtcagttttccttattaatactATATGagttctttatatttaattgctGTCTATGGAAACTATGACCAAACTGGTGAGTACTGGTACTGCACATTTTAACTACAATAAGTACAGAAATGACACATCCAACATCCAATTTACCAGCTATAAATGGTAAAACCTAAAAAGTACTAGCTCAAAAAATATGACGTTCATTGCCTGAAAACAGCATATTATTTACAGAAAGAGCTGCACTTACAGTAAACTATAAACTGTTTTCATAACTcactatttttttaaaatctgttggAAAAATTGTTGCCTAAATATCTTACCATTCCTTAACTCACTATAGCAAGTACATCTTGATACGAGATCCGgatatgagatccattatccaaaaagcacagaattacaggaaggtcatagccatgttttcaaattttaaaaaattactttctttttctcagtaataatgaatcagtaccttgtacttgatagtaactaagatatatttaatctgtATTAGAGGCAAAGCaattgttgggtttatttaacgtttaaatgatttttagcagacttaaggtatggagatccaaattacggaaagacccattttTCTTAAAAACGCCagaacccaagcattctggatagcaagtTCTATACTTGTATCTCTTTAGAATGAACTAGACTTTAAGTATGGCAGCCTATCTAGACTTTACATTGCACTTGTGTTACTCAGGGACATTAGTATTTAGCCTGTAGCTGCAGCTTGAAAGATGGCTAGGAATAGGTGTCATCATTTAGggtaaataatataatatgctgctAAAGGAAACAATTAAACCTGTTTCTAGTCAGCAATAAACTGTATCAACTAATTTTCCTGTTTGACATAGGTGGtaattaaaatgaaactgggaGCCAATCAAATCTCATGCTACTCGCTGTGGGCCATTTCCGATAACTTGCAGTTCTCACTGATGATATCAATTGGAAGTGACCTGTGGAGAGTAATACAGCCATCTATAAACAGTGTGTAATTAGTTTTAGATTGTGGAGTTTTTACTGTTTTTAGGActtattatgtatgtatttttttaatttgtaatgtCACAATTATAAGGAATAAATAGTTTTGTAATCTGACAAAACAGTACTCTTTAggacaaaaataatgcaaatgaACTAAAATGAACTTTCGCAATTAACTGGTAATTGAACATGATTACCTGAAATAAGCTGCCCAAGAGAAAGATGTAGAAAAGGTGTTTCTGATTATTCAGCTCTTTACCAGCAATTAAATCTCAGAAGCGACATAGTGATTAATTGTTTAGCTAAGATACCATGATCACCTCTCCCATTAGCATTCAGGAGTCATTTGGAAAATGTATATGTTGGCGACAAGTGCACTTGAACAACACAATTCTGAACATTGCAGAAGAAGTAACATAATGAACAAATGTTACACAGTTTGCTTCTAGTGCCCTTCTTTAGCTTCACTActattctagagcagtgctgtccaactggtggcccgcgggtggccccccacctgtctggctgctttgatggcttacctttgtgtaagctttaaatggtatcagtactgagtttaactgccccccctgcatggttctcacttcagattcaggctgtaatccccctgtattgtttaaacatgtaatcccctgtgttgttcacacattttaatccctgcattgttcactccctgcagtgttcacacctcaggctctaatcacccatgTATGTACTGcttggactatgctgcctgtgtatatggcacataggcagcatagggcagggagggtatggaacacacaggcagcacagggtaggcagagtatcgcacacacaggcagctatgggcaggcagagtatgacacacaggcagctaagggcaggcagagtatggcacacacaggcagcatagggcaggcagagtatggaacacataggcagctaagggcaggcagagtatggcacacacaggtagggcaggcagagtatggcacacacaggcagcatagggcaggcagagtatggcacacacaggtagggcaggcagagtatggcacacacaggcagcatagggcaggcagagtatggcacacacaggcagcataagggaggcagtgagaggtgaacctggcaggggtttgttctgggagtttgttagcagttggaaatagccattaaatggtccctaaggtgtgtaattatgtgctgggggttgctgtgcta
This sequence is a window from Xenopus tropicalis strain Nigerian chromosome 2, UCB_Xtro_10.0, whole genome shotgun sequence. Protein-coding genes within it:
- the LOC116408872 gene encoding DNA dC->dU-editing enzyme APOBEC-3A-like, producing MPLFRKKLLSFEDFDGSFNNNNQVHKTLVCFNIGDETPLWKHWGFAYNNPNSDHAEQIILHELHTFLGADQSKMSLKYKLNLYASYSPCFSCCKELCHFLLIYENQIHMHLKVAKLYKFYDSNNQRGLQMLRENGAKITVMDLDDYKECFYFFVSPTDTFQPCTHLNDCSYGNARDMDLLWKEDESTTKGGKITIHKSEICNCKDFSGGDENNCILSAKEHLTPESTKDKNGSRIMTVEKSHIAHSCKDHKGVKRKLSF